The uncultured Desulfobulbus sp. genome window below encodes:
- a CDS encoding permease, producing MEPIQPFGGSCACNTPSSGKGKSPSSLFWLKCLIGVPLGLALWYALYSHLKPFAHYLTTTLLGLDPASHLGSTIEFFVYDSPKVMLLLTLIVFAVGIIRSFFTQERTRKYLAGKRETTGNAMAALLGIVTPFCSCSAIPLFLGFVQAGVPLGVTFSFLIAAPMVNEIALVLLYGLLGWKVAALYLVTGLLIAMVAGWIIGRLRLEGWMEDWVQQMRAGEAIVLEQKLNWPDRIRMGWEAVRDIVGKVWVYVVAGIAIGAIIHGYVPENFMAGIMGEESWWSVPAAVIFGVPMYSNAAGIVPVVEALLGKGAALGTVLAFMMSVIALSLPEMIILRKVLKPRLIAVFIGVVATGIIFTGYLFNFVI from the coding sequence ATGGAACCCATACAACCCTTTGGTGGCTCCTGCGCCTGCAACACGCCTTCTTCTGGCAAGGGAAAATCGCCTTCCTCCCTCTTCTGGCTCAAATGTCTCATCGGTGTTCCACTGGGACTGGCCCTCTGGTACGCTCTCTATAGCCATCTCAAGCCCTTTGCCCATTACCTGACCACAACGCTTTTGGGACTCGATCCTGCCAGTCACCTGGGGAGCACCATAGAATTTTTTGTCTACGACAGCCCCAAGGTGATGCTGCTGCTCACCCTGATTGTTTTCGCAGTGGGCATTATTCGCTCCTTTTTCACCCAAGAACGAACCCGCAAATACCTGGCCGGTAAACGTGAAACCACCGGCAACGCCATGGCGGCCCTCTTGGGGATTGTTACCCCTTTTTGCTCCTGCTCGGCCATTCCCCTCTTTCTAGGATTCGTTCAGGCTGGAGTCCCGCTGGGAGTCACTTTTTCTTTTCTCATCGCGGCCCCCATGGTCAATGAGATCGCTTTGGTCCTGCTCTATGGGCTGCTTGGCTGGAAAGTGGCAGCACTCTATCTGGTTACAGGACTGTTGATCGCCATGGTGGCAGGATGGATCATCGGTCGCCTCCGCCTGGAAGGTTGGATGGAAGACTGGGTGCAGCAGATGCGTGCTGGCGAGGCCATTGTTCTTGAGCAGAAACTGAATTGGCCTGACCGAATTCGCATGGGCTGGGAGGCGGTTCGCGATATAGTCGGCAAGGTCTGGGTCTATGTGGTGGCAGGTATTGCAATTGGGGCCATTATCCACGGCTACGTGCCAGAAAATTTCATGGCTGGAATAATGGGTGAAGAGAGCTGGTGGTCGGTTCCGGCTGCAGTCATTTTTGGTGTACCCATGTATTCCAACGCGGCTGGAATTGTCCCTGTAGTCGAGGCCCTTTTAGGTAAAGGTGCTGCTCTGGGAACCGTGCTCGCCTTCATGATGAGCGTCATTGCCCTTTCCCTGCCCGAGATGATTATTCTCCGTAAGGTTTTAAAACCACGGCTCATTGCCGTGTTTATTGGTGTGGTAGCAACCGGGATAATTTTTACGGGCTATCTTTTTAATTTTGTCATCTAA